One part of the Bacteroidia bacterium genome encodes these proteins:
- a CDS encoding ComEC/Rec2 family competence protein: MKTQLHAPLLGLGIFFVIGIALEHSFPQLTFSLLIICSLLICCAYLLKRDKLGPTVERYKSVLILGVFVLLGYGRGKVERINYYEKNVAEVECRESWIRGALVADIRKTKFAYQSELQLEALQFDSVWHRVGEKVQLQFNEAPDARIQKGDEVLLRVYIKPLLDTDNGYYQFLAKKGILHKAYVKECELTKTSNSIFAIVGNFRKSLEGRIEELLEDKTLVPLAKAMFLGNKADLSKEVRASFSQAGLSHILAISGLHVGIVFLCFNLILYPLNLILYGRKIRLCILLLFLLFYMLLTGASPAVVRAVCMLATVLGLRLFNLRYSAINVMSFSAWIQLIYDPAILFQPGFQLSYAAVFGLLLFYPLSQALMKGPFLLLNTLNGWIVISLLASIFTAPFILYYFGEFPVYFLLANVLASALSFFLVLGGCLWMLLSEVSLISELLANVCESMLSLLQLIAVEIARLPYAILKIPNLQTEAILILLIQVLIAASLFLLPPVLFKEQYKTYKQLS; this comes from the coding sequence ATGAAAACACAATTACACGCTCCTCTTTTGGGTCTGGGGATCTTTTTTGTCATAGGCATAGCCCTGGAGCATTCCTTTCCTCAACTGACATTCTCTCTACTTATCATATGTAGCCTTCTTATTTGTTGCGCCTATTTATTAAAGCGTGATAAGCTGGGACCTACAGTAGAACGCTATAAAAGTGTACTCATCCTGGGAGTATTTGTACTGTTGGGATACGGGCGTGGGAAAGTAGAAAGAATCAATTATTATGAGAAAAATGTAGCAGAAGTAGAATGTCGGGAATCCTGGATTAGGGGTGCCTTGGTGGCAGATATCAGGAAAACTAAATTTGCTTATCAATCTGAGCTTCAATTGGAGGCGCTTCAATTCGATTCTGTCTGGCATAGAGTAGGGGAGAAGGTCCAATTACAATTTAATGAAGCGCCTGATGCAAGGATTCAGAAAGGGGATGAAGTTTTGTTGCGTGTGTATATCAAGCCCTTATTGGACACCGATAATGGATATTATCAATTCCTCGCAAAAAAAGGCATTCTTCATAAGGCCTATGTAAAGGAGTGTGAACTAACAAAGACTTCCAATTCAATCTTTGCGATTGTAGGGAATTTTAGAAAAAGCCTGGAGGGCAGAATTGAGGAATTATTGGAGGATAAAACATTGGTGCCATTAGCCAAAGCTATGTTTCTGGGAAATAAAGCAGACTTGTCGAAAGAAGTTCGAGCTTCTTTTTCTCAAGCCGGTCTGAGCCATATTCTTGCTATTTCGGGTCTGCATGTGGGAATTGTCTTCCTTTGTTTTAACCTGATCTTATATCCCTTGAACCTGATTTTGTATGGTCGGAAAATCAGATTGTGCATTTTACTGCTATTCCTTCTTTTTTATATGCTACTGACTGGAGCTTCTCCAGCAGTGGTGAGAGCCGTTTGTATGTTGGCTACGGTCCTCGGTTTAAGACTTTTCAATCTCAGATATTCTGCCATAAATGTCATGTCCTTTTCAGCCTGGATTCAATTGATTTATGATCCTGCTATTCTTTTTCAGCCCGGCTTTCAATTATCCTATGCGGCTGTGTTTGGGCTTTTACTTTTCTACCCCCTCAGTCAGGCTTTAATGAAAGGCCCCTTTCTTTTGCTCAATACCCTGAACGGCTGGATTGTGATCAGTTTGCTCGCCTCGATTTTTACGGCTCCTTTTATTCTATATTATTTTGGTGAATTCCCGGTTTATTTTCTGTTGGCGAATGTATTGGCGAGTGCCTTGAGTTTTTTCTTGGTCTTAGGTGGTTGCCTCTGGATGCTTTTATCAGAAGTTTCCCTCATAAGTGAACTTCTGGCAAATGTATGCGAAAGTATGCTTTCTCTTTTGCAGTTGATTGCGGTGGAAATAGCTAGGCTTCCTTATGCCATACTTAAGATTCCAAACCTCCAAACAGAAGCTATTCTGATTCTTTTGATTCAAGTATTGATAGCAGCGAGTCTTTTTCTCCTTCCTCCTGTTCTTTTTAAAGAGCAATACAAAACTTATAAGCAATTATCATGA
- a CDS encoding transposase: MKHSLYLPEARSRTWIHVIWTTLDAMPRIPVRKRQKFLLFLLKYCQDEEIYLDVANALEDHVHLLLMLNPKQSLSAVVRNIKEAAEQYLREEMLWEKDYRAYSLSPAKIPYLRRRIRRQEKIHRLISLKQELWELEPLGRGNECLPIAWVKGIG; this comes from the coding sequence ATGAAGCACTCCCTTTATTTACCTGAAGCCAGAAGCCGAACCTGGATACATGTGATCTGGACTACCCTGGATGCCATGCCAAGAATCCCTGTCCGCAAAAGGCAAAAATTCCTTCTATTCCTCCTTAAGTATTGTCAGGATGAAGAAATCTATCTGGATGTAGCCAATGCGCTTGAGGATCATGTCCATCTTTTATTGATGTTGAACCCCAAACAGAGTTTGTCAGCTGTGGTTCGGAATATAAAAGAAGCTGCGGAACAGTATTTGAGGGAGGAGATGCTATGGGAAAAGGATTATCGGGCCTATTCATTGAGTCCCGCTAAGATTCCTTACCTAAGGCGGCGAATAAGAAGGCAGGAAAAAATCCATCGGCTCATAAGTCTGAAGCAAGAACTCTGGGAACTGGAACCTTTGGGAAGAGGAAATGAATGTTTGCCGATTGCCTGGGTGAAAGGGATAGGGTAA
- a CDS encoding enoyl-CoA hydratase-related protein: MKLYQHLEYLVQDRVAYISLNRPEEGNVLSDITAVELKDAILKAEQDGSAKLIVLRANGEDFCRGYDNEYLRKIAGYSLDQNRADAQGLAEMYFSLYRATKVIIAEVKGQAIGCGCALLAVVDFIFASEDASFAFPEVKMGLSPAMSMAYLIRRLGETRTRSLLLSGRTINAEKAAEYRLITEAMPRDELSPFINKFAQELCQNTSPAALQLAKKMISDMQDFPLENALKFGIRMDAFARVTEDARRGIALMLESKDLEW; this comes from the coding sequence ATGAAACTTTACCAGCACTTAGAATACCTCGTTCAGGATCGCGTTGCCTATATCAGTTTGAACCGACCGGAGGAAGGGAACGTCCTCAGTGATATCACAGCCGTCGAGCTCAAGGACGCTATCCTCAAAGCCGAGCAAGACGGAAGTGCCAAACTCATCGTTTTACGAGCAAATGGGGAGGACTTTTGCCGTGGATATGATAATGAGTATCTGCGAAAAATTGCAGGATATTCTCTGGATCAAAATCGCGCTGATGCACAAGGTTTGGCCGAGATGTATTTCAGCCTCTATCGTGCGACCAAGGTGATCATTGCGGAAGTTAAAGGTCAGGCCATCGGATGTGGATGCGCCTTGCTGGCAGTGGTAGATTTTATTTTTGCTTCCGAAGATGCCAGCTTCGCTTTTCCCGAAGTGAAGATGGGATTGTCTCCGGCCATGTCAATGGCCTATTTGATCCGTCGATTGGGAGAAACTCGCACCCGCTCTCTTTTATTGAGTGGTAGAACGATAAATGCAGAAAAAGCTGCTGAATATCGACTCATCACAGAGGCTATGCCCCGAGACGAACTTTCGCCCTTCATCAATAAGTTTGCACAAGAGCTTTGTCAAAACACTTCTCCAGCGGCATTACAACTCGCTAAAAAGATGATCTCCGACATGCAGGACTTTCCCCTGGAAAATGCCCTCAAATTCGGAATCCGCATGGATGCATTCGCTCGGGTTACCGAGGATGCTCGTCGAGGAATTGCCCTGATGCTTGAGTCAAAGGATTTGGAGTGGTAG
- a CDS encoding S9 family peptidase produces the protein MQPPKAKKISHTHSIHGHDRIDNYYWMRDRENPDLLAHLEAENTFKEKALEDQDALKEEIFEEIKARFKPDDQSAPYLLKGFYYYHRFEKGKEYPFFCRRRGSMESEEEILLNVNELAEGESYCQIGGMALSKDHNLLAYGIDTQGRRIYKIRILNLETREYFEDEIEGTTGNMVWADDNEYLFYSLQDKETLRSDRIFRHKLHTDPAEDALIYEEKDDTFNCYISKSKSKKFLQISSNSTLVTETHILESKDPLGEFRCFHPREAKHEYSIDHVDDTFYILSNDQAENFRLLTCKEDQLGKENWVELIPHRSDVLLEDIEVFNEYLVLEERKGGLTQIRVMPAHEEEKAYYLEFNDPTYTSYLGFNPEANSQTLRYGYQSMTTPASVYEMDMDSKAQKLIKQTPVLGDFSSDQYASERLFATASDGTQVPISLVYKREFGKNERPLLLYAYGSYGYSMDPSFSLARLSLLNRGFVFAIAHIRGGSEMGRYWYDTGKMLKKKNTFTDFIACGDHLVKEGYTTKEKLFASGGSAGGLLMGAILNMRPELFKGVIANVPFVDVVTTMLDPDIPLTTGEYDEWGNPNEKEYYDYILSYSPYDNVEAKAYPHILVISGLHDSQVQYWEPTKWVAKLREYKTDTNLLLLHTNMEAGHSGASGRFEPYREVAMEYVFLLKVLLI, from the coding sequence ATGCAGCCACCCAAAGCAAAGAAAATTTCTCATACACATAGCATCCATGGTCATGATAGAATTGACAATTATTATTGGATGAGAGATCGGGAAAATCCCGACTTACTGGCTCATTTGGAAGCCGAAAATACCTTTAAAGAAAAAGCGCTTGAAGATCAGGACGCATTGAAGGAAGAGATTTTTGAAGAAATAAAAGCCCGCTTCAAGCCTGACGATCAATCCGCACCTTATTTGTTAAAAGGCTTTTACTATTACCATCGATTTGAAAAAGGCAAAGAATATCCTTTCTTCTGTAGAAGAAGAGGGAGCATGGAATCTGAGGAAGAGATCCTTTTGAATGTCAATGAATTGGCAGAAGGGGAATCCTATTGCCAGATTGGGGGAATGGCGCTGAGCAAAGATCACAATCTTTTGGCTTATGGAATTGACACACAAGGAAGGCGCATATATAAAATCCGCATCCTCAATCTTGAGACTCGGGAGTATTTCGAAGATGAGATAGAAGGGACAACCGGCAATATGGTTTGGGCCGATGATAATGAGTATTTGTTTTATAGCTTACAGGACAAAGAAACCCTGCGTTCTGATCGCATTTTTCGTCATAAACTCCATACAGATCCAGCAGAAGATGCACTGATCTATGAAGAAAAAGACGACACCTTCAATTGCTATATCAGCAAAAGTAAGTCAAAGAAATTTCTTCAAATTAGCTCAAACAGCACCCTTGTAACTGAAACACACATCCTGGAGTCCAAAGATCCTTTAGGCGAATTTCGCTGTTTTCATCCGAGAGAAGCCAAACACGAATACAGCATTGATCATGTTGATGATACTTTTTATATCCTTAGCAATGATCAGGCAGAGAATTTTCGCTTGTTGACTTGCAAAGAAGATCAGTTGGGGAAAGAGAATTGGGTGGAATTGATTCCGCACCGAAGCGATGTTTTGCTGGAGGATATTGAGGTATTTAATGAATATCTAGTCCTGGAAGAAAGGAAGGGGGGACTTACCCAAATCAGAGTTATGCCAGCTCATGAGGAAGAAAAAGCCTATTACCTTGAATTCAATGACCCCACTTATACTTCCTATCTGGGTTTCAATCCGGAAGCAAACTCCCAGACACTGAGATACGGCTATCAATCCATGACGACTCCAGCTTCTGTCTATGAAATGGATATGGACAGCAAAGCGCAAAAACTTATAAAGCAAACTCCTGTACTGGGCGATTTTTCTTCTGATCAATATGCTTCAGAAAGGCTCTTTGCTACTGCCTCTGATGGTACGCAGGTTCCCATTTCTCTGGTATACAAAAGGGAATTCGGCAAAAACGAAAGGCCTCTATTGTTGTATGCTTATGGTTCTTATGGCTACAGCATGGACCCAAGTTTTAGTCTGGCTCGACTAAGTTTGCTCAATCGGGGATTTGTCTTTGCTATAGCCCATATACGAGGCGGATCAGAAATGGGAAGGTACTGGTATGATACGGGTAAAATGCTCAAGAAGAAAAATACCTTTACAGACTTTATCGCTTGTGGGGATCATTTGGTGAAAGAAGGATATACGACAAAAGAAAAGCTATTTGCTTCTGGAGGTAGTGCGGGAGGTCTTTTGATGGGAGCTATCCTCAATATGCGTCCGGAACTCTTCAAAGGCGTCATTGCCAATGTACCTTTCGTAGATGTAGTTACCACTATGCTCGATCCGGATATACCGCTTACCACAGGCGAGTACGACGAATGGGGCAATCCCAATGAGAAAGAGTATTACGACTATATCCTTTCCTATTCTCCCTATGATAATGTAGAAGCCAAAGCATATCCCCATATTTTGGTCATCAGTGGTCTTCATGATTCGCAGGTTCAGTATTGGGAGCCCACCAAATGGGTCGCTAAGCTACGAGAATACAAAACCGATACTAATCTATTGCTGCTCCACACCAATATGGAAGCGGGCCACAGTGGGGCTTCAGGGCGATTTGAGCCCTATCGGGAAGTAGCCATGGAATATGTGTTTCTATTAAAAGTTTTGTTGATTTAG
- a CDS encoding S41 family peptidase — protein sequence MKYFNILLLSLFLLNACSPQIEVSMRGEEVYKEFWTYVDEHYMYFEEKGVDWEEVKSRYLADPDKLSTEQGLFDAMEASLLELKDTHNRLVSDFDTADIYKFWEDYEVHFSIKVVNDNYMGGNLETYDALYHEIVDNIGYIYIRQMRHNNALQKTIRKMHEEGVEGLIIDIRHNGGGDSNGIPDLLGDFVTERTYLGSYQEKSGPGHQNKTDPIPVYAHPSADFHFDKPTVLMINRKSYSASSYMAAMFKGIDNVQLLGQVTGGGGGGNYGHQLSNSWLLAVSVSDFLDKAGNSIEVGVEADIQIENSQADIEAGRDIMLERAIAILKK from the coding sequence ATGAAATATTTCAATATCCTCCTCCTATCTCTCTTTCTCTTAAATGCTTGCAGCCCCCAAATAGAAGTTTCTATGCGAGGAGAGGAAGTCTATAAGGAATTCTGGACCTATGTAGATGAGCACTATATGTACTTCGAGGAAAAAGGAGTCGATTGGGAGGAGGTAAAATCCAGATACCTGGCTGATCCTGACAAACTATCTACAGAGCAAGGCCTATTCGATGCCATGGAAGCTTCTCTACTCGAATTGAAAGACACCCACAATCGACTGGTCTCTGATTTTGATACCGCAGACATCTACAAATTCTGGGAGGATTATGAGGTTCACTTCTCTATCAAAGTAGTAAATGACAATTACATGGGAGGCAATCTCGAGACCTATGATGCCCTTTACCATGAAATCGTAGACAATATAGGCTACATCTATATCCGGCAAATGCGTCATAACAATGCGCTTCAAAAAACCATCCGCAAGATGCATGAAGAGGGTGTCGAAGGATTGATCATAGACATCAGACACAATGGCGGAGGAGATAGCAATGGTATCCCTGATCTGTTAGGGGATTTTGTTACGGAAAGAACCTACCTGGGAAGCTATCAGGAGAAAAGTGGGCCGGGCCATCAGAACAAAACCGATCCCATTCCGGTTTATGCCCATCCTTCGGCAGATTTCCATTTCGACAAACCTACTGTTCTTATGATCAACAGGAAATCTTATAGTGCAAGTTCCTATATGGCAGCTATGTTTAAAGGCATAGACAATGTCCAGCTCCTGGGGCAAGTTACCGGAGGGGGCGGAGGAGGAAATTACGGCCATCAACTCTCCAATTCCTGGCTATTGGCAGTTTCCGTGAGTGATTTTCTGGATAAAGCAGGGAATTCTATTGAGGTAGGGGTTGAAGCCGACATTCAGATTGAAAATAGTCAGGCAGATATTGAGGCAGGTAGAGATATCATGTTGGAAAGAGCGATTGCGATCCTAAAAAAATAG
- a CDS encoding LytTR family DNA-binding domain-containing protein has translation MNSLINIPFPRPHLRTYLLISLSIALSVFFILFVFQPFGTSSFTHPNKNLILSGYPIVIFLSLGAYYFLSLRFFNKRRLANWTILKEVLDIFIAILFSLLACYFYASWVFSWPISFLSMGGFLSRAASVALLPVLIYLVFLYFNWKDSYRSILEKTSPQKNQSRQILLTGENKDDRVETDLQDILYLQAHDNYVMLYLKHEDKVQRHILRSTLKDLQQQLGNDAFPKVHRSYVVNRSKIEEIKGNKSKAKLKISGIDKPIPLSRSFYDSIKKSA, from the coding sequence TTGAATTCACTTATCAACATCCCTTTTCCCAGGCCCCATTTGAGGACCTATCTATTGATTTCTCTTTCAATAGCACTCAGCGTCTTTTTCATCCTTTTTGTCTTTCAACCCTTTGGTACGAGTAGCTTTACTCACCCCAATAAGAACCTCATCCTCAGTGGCTATCCCATCGTGATTTTCCTGAGTCTCGGAGCTTATTATTTCCTGAGTCTTCGATTTTTTAATAAACGGAGGCTTGCAAACTGGACGATTCTAAAAGAGGTGCTGGATATTTTCATTGCTATTCTCTTCTCCTTATTGGCCTGTTATTTCTACGCATCCTGGGTCTTTTCCTGGCCAATTTCTTTTCTAAGTATGGGGGGATTTTTATCCCGGGCAGCTAGTGTGGCGCTGCTCCCGGTTTTGATTTACCTGGTATTTCTCTACTTCAACTGGAAGGATAGCTACAGATCCATTTTGGAGAAAACAAGCCCACAGAAAAATCAAAGCAGGCAGATCCTGTTGACAGGGGAAAATAAGGATGATAGAGTTGAAACGGACCTTCAAGATATCCTCTACCTCCAGGCGCATGACAATTATGTGATGCTCTATTTGAAGCATGAGGATAAAGTGCAGCGTCATATTCTCCGAAGCACCCTCAAAGATCTCCAACAACAATTAGGCAATGATGCTTTTCCCAAAGTACACCGTTCCTATGTAGTCAACCGTTCAAAAATTGAAGAGATCAAGGGTAATAAAAGTAAAGCAAAGCTCAAAATCTCGGGTATTGACAAGCCGATACCCCTGAGCAGAAGTTTTTACGACAGTATCAAAAAATCCGCATAG
- a CDS encoding LytTR family DNA-binding domain-containing protein, producing MPKVLIIEDEPLAAKRLTRLLGQLDNSIEILDVLDSVKASVEWLSKQEAELIFLDIHLADGNSFSIFDEVQPKSPIIFCTAYDQYALQAFRLNSIHYLLKPIEKEELEHALKKFKEQQSKAAPIDLAALTQAFQQKQEPEFQKRFLVSSGDKIKSVPVEEVSYFFGQQKYAFLITEDKRRHIIDTTLGKLENVVDPKQFFRINRQYLIKYDAIKAMYAHSKSRIKVELDPPGDIEAIVSMEKTRLFKEWLNR from the coding sequence ATGCCAAAAGTCCTCATTATAGAAGACGAACCATTAGCAGCAAAAAGATTGACTCGCCTGTTAGGGCAGCTTGATAATAGTATAGAAATTCTGGACGTACTGGATTCTGTAAAAGCTTCAGTAGAATGGCTATCTAAACAGGAAGCAGAGCTTATTTTTCTCGATATCCATCTGGCCGATGGCAATAGCTTTTCCATTTTTGATGAGGTCCAACCGAAAAGCCCCATCATCTTTTGCACAGCTTATGATCAGTATGCTTTGCAGGCATTTCGACTAAATAGCATCCATTATTTACTCAAGCCTATAGAAAAAGAAGAACTTGAGCATGCCTTAAAAAAGTTTAAAGAGCAGCAATCGAAAGCTGCCCCTATTGATCTGGCGGCTCTTACCCAGGCCTTTCAGCAAAAACAGGAACCAGAATTTCAAAAACGCTTCCTGGTCAGTAGCGGGGATAAAATTAAATCCGTACCGGTTGAGGAGGTTTCATATTTCTTTGGGCAGCAAAAATATGCTTTCCTCATCACCGAAGATAAGCGTCGACATATCATTGACACTACCCTGGGCAAACTCGAGAATGTAGTAGATCCCAAACAGTTTTTCCGCATCAATCGCCAATACCTCATCAAATACGATGCGATAAAGGCCATGTACGCACATTCTAAAAGTCGGATCAAAGTTGAATTGGATCCTCCGGGCGATATCGAAGCCATCGTAAGTATGGAAAAAACCCGCCTGTTTAAGGAATGGTTAAATCGCTAG
- the dapF gene encoding diaminopimelate epimerase: MNLRFWKYQGTGNDFVMIDNRGQKLEDQLSNKQVAFLCDRRMGIGADGLILLSDSQENDFKMIYYNADGGESTMCGNGGRCLVAFAHFRGIVKETYEFEAIDGLHHASLKEGIVDLEMIAPHSYRKLNGKSSWINTGSPHYVGFEENSLSELDVYAQGKAIRYDEAYVEGGGTNVNFVNVLEPGRLRVRTYERGVEDETLSCGTGVTACAYIYKLEQAPDLQKIDIQTEGGNLSVRILEKDGQEKVILSGPATFVFEGEVYI, from the coding sequence ATGAATCTAAGATTCTGGAAATATCAGGGCACAGGAAATGATTTTGTCATGATCGACAATCGAGGTCAAAAGCTCGAAGATCAACTAAGCAATAAGCAAGTAGCCTTCCTTTGTGATCGTCGCATGGGTATAGGAGCGGATGGATTAATTTTGTTGAGTGATTCACAGGAAAATGATTTCAAGATGATCTATTATAATGCTGATGGAGGAGAAAGTACTATGTGTGGAAATGGTGGAAGATGCCTGGTAGCTTTTGCTCATTTTAGAGGAATCGTGAAAGAAACTTACGAATTTGAAGCTATAGATGGTTTGCATCATGCCAGTCTGAAAGAAGGAATCGTTGACCTAGAAATGATTGCCCCTCACTCCTACCGAAAACTCAATGGCAAGAGTAGCTGGATCAATACCGGTTCGCCCCATTATGTAGGCTTTGAAGAAAATTCCCTTTCGGAGCTGGATGTCTATGCTCAGGGGAAAGCCATCAGATATGATGAGGCCTATGTTGAAGGAGGTGGTACCAATGTAAACTTCGTCAATGTACTCGAACCTGGCCGACTACGAGTCCGTACCTATGAGCGTGGGGTGGAAGATGAAACTTTGAGCTGCGGAACAGGAGTTACTGCCTGTGCATATATCTATAAATTGGAACAGGCACCTGATTTGCAGAAGATCGATATACAAACTGAGGGGGGAAATTTATCCGTTAGGATACTAGAAAAAGATGGGCAGGAAAAAGTGATTCTTTCCGGACCGGCCACTTTTGTTTTTGAGGGGGAAGTATATATATAG
- a CDS encoding CDGSH iron-sulfur domain-containing protein — MAEPKIPQKAPFAVDCEAGTYYWCSCGQSSKQPFCDGSHKGTEFTPIKTEIAEAKKVYFCGCKNSANGAFCDGSHKAL; from the coding sequence ATGGCAGAACCAAAAATTCCTCAAAAAGCTCCTTTCGCAGTAGATTGTGAAGCCGGTACCTATTACTGGTGTTCTTGCGGTCAAAGTTCCAAACAACCCTTTTGCGATGGCTCGCACAAAGGTACGGAGTTTACGCCAATCAAAACGGAAATAGCAGAAGCAAAAAAAGTCTATTTCTGTGGATGTAAAAATAGTGCAAATGGAGCTTTCTGTGATGGATCACATAAAGCGCTTTAA
- a CDS encoding DUF2807 domain-containing protein gives MRQFSLFILLFIPHLFFGQSFTTAEFELIGIEEVEVHLDAPIEIECSGKELLRIEASQPMQEQIEVHIRNNRLILSARGNIRKEQILAIKLNAPNLRFIQVNAATDIEVKQIQREEFSAMALNGNIQLSGQTPLLNANGELGSIDARQLDVKEVKFNLWGETRVYLASPEKVRGKTHKSAKVFYEKEPLAKLDTYKDAELRSSKERGHSGKVRNPDARFIKFAIKNNSLKRIQCYVKGPKPDGSSFSYGFPMNPGQMRDKDWSVGSRVYQVNKMGLKKLLVEIKADDEGQMVKMFE, from the coding sequence ATGAGACAGTTTAGTTTATTTATCCTCCTTTTTATCCCCCATCTTTTTTTCGGCCAAAGTTTTACAACTGCTGAATTTGAACTCATCGGAATTGAAGAAGTTGAGGTTCACCTGGATGCGCCTATTGAAATTGAGTGCTCAGGGAAAGAGCTTCTAAGGATTGAAGCTAGCCAGCCTATGCAGGAGCAAATCGAAGTCCATATAAGAAACAATCGATTGATACTTTCTGCTCGGGGGAATATACGTAAAGAGCAGATTTTAGCTATCAAACTGAATGCTCCCAATCTTCGCTTCATTCAAGTAAATGCAGCAACTGATATTGAGGTTAAGCAAATCCAAAGGGAAGAATTTTCTGCTATGGCTCTCAACGGCAACATCCAGCTTTCCGGCCAAACCCCATTGCTGAATGCCAATGGAGAGCTAGGAAGCATAGACGCTCGCCAACTGGATGTGAAAGAAGTGAAGTTTAATCTTTGGGGAGAAACAAGGGTTTATCTCGCATCTCCGGAGAAAGTAAGAGGCAAGACCCATAAATCTGCAAAAGTGTTTTATGAGAAAGAACCCCTGGCGAAGCTTGATACTTATAAAGATGCTGAGCTTCGATCTTCCAAAGAAAGAGGCCATAGTGGCAAAGTCCGTAATCCTGATGCTCGCTTTATCAAATTTGCCATCAAGAATAATTCTTTAAAAAGAATACAGTGCTATGTAAAAGGCCCCAAACCTGATGGAAGCTCTTTTAGTTATGGTTTCCCTATGAATCCTGGCCAGATGAGGGATAAGGATTGGAGTGTGGGTAGCAGGGTATATCAGGTAAATAAAATGGGCCTGAAAAAACTCCTGGTCGAGATTAAGGCGGATGATGAAGGTCAGATGGTAAAAATGTTTGAATAA
- a CDS encoding DoxX family protein yields MDNILKISRFISQPVLQASWIADLFLALPRFICGFLLASSFGADKFGMPWSPVHKNLGLFEVAYWFPQDVAEYGGIFSLFPVFFAWMGAFSEAVGGIFLALGFKTRIAAFLIICTMLTAIFMQKMGQGMWGMLPAAGFLWVGMYSLILGSGRFGLDNYYIKLISQKDPS; encoded by the coding sequence ATGGACAATATTTTGAAAATATCCCGATTCATCAGCCAACCTGTATTACAGGCAAGCTGGATAGCTGATCTTTTTCTCGCCCTCCCTCGTTTTATCTGCGGATTTCTTCTGGCTAGTAGTTTTGGAGCCGATAAATTTGGGATGCCCTGGTCTCCAGTACATAAAAATCTGGGCCTTTTTGAAGTTGCTTACTGGTTTCCCCAGGATGTAGCTGAATATGGAGGCATTTTCTCCCTCTTTCCTGTCTTCTTTGCCTGGATGGGAGCCTTTAGTGAGGCGGTAGGGGGCATCTTCCTCGCTCTGGGTTTCAAAACCCGTATTGCAGCTTTTCTGATCATTTGTACAATGCTGACGGCCATCTTTATGCAGAAGATGGGGCAGGGCATGTGGGGCATGTTACCTGCAGCTGGTTTTCTTTGGGTCGGCATGTACAGCCTTATCCTCGGTTCGGGTCGTTTCGGACTGGACAATTACTATATCAAACTCATTTCACAAAAAGACCCTTCCTAA
- a CDS encoding DUF2911 domain-containing protein — protein sequence MKSLSLSILMVLAFGLTSLQAQINTPAPSPYSKIEQAVGLGTVTVEYFRPSMKGRDIYGGLVPFDKIWRTGANSGTQVSFSENVTVGGKEVPAGTYTLYTKPGKSSWTVMIYKDTKLGGAVGRYNEADELTRFMVEPVTMPFKVETLTIMFGDLTDDQANMSLIWEDQMISMPIKAEVESKVLASIDRVMAGPSGNDYYAAAVYYYNADKDMDKALTWINKALEGGDRFWIVTWKARILGKMGKKEDAIATSKKAMKLAEEANNGDYVKINKDLIAGWQ from the coding sequence ATGAAATCTCTATCCCTCTCAATCCTGATGGTTTTGGCTTTTGGCCTCACTAGCCTTCAGGCTCAGATCAATACCCCCGCTCCCAGTCCTTATTCAAAAATCGAACAGGCTGTAGGTTTGGGAACTGTAACTGTAGAATACTTCCGTCCCAGCATGAAAGGACGTGATATCTACGGCGGACTTGTACCTTTTGACAAAATCTGGCGTACTGGTGCTAACTCTGGAACTCAGGTAAGCTTTTCTGAAAATGTAACTGTTGGTGGTAAAGAAGTACCTGCGGGAACTTATACCCTTTACACAAAGCCTGGCAAGTCAAGCTGGACAGTTATGATCTACAAGGATACTAAATTGGGCGGTGCTGTAGGACGCTACAATGAAGCTGACGAATTGACTCGCTTCATGGTTGAACCTGTAACTATGCCTTTCAAAGTTGAAACTTTGACCATTATGTTTGGCGATCTAACTGACGACCAAGCAAATATGAGCTTGATTTGGGAAGATCAAATGATCAGCATGCCTATCAAAGCAGAAGTTGAGTCGAAAGTATTGGCTAGTATCGATCGTGTGATGGCCGGACCTTCTGGAAATGATTATTATGCAGCAGCTGTATATTATTACAATGCTGACAAAGACATGGACAAAGCCCTTACCTGGATCAACAAAGCTCTCGAAGGGGGTGACAGATTCTGGATTGTTACCTGGAAAGCTCGTATCCTCGGAAAAATGGGTAAAAAAGAAGATGCAATCGCTACTTCTAAAAAAGCTATGAAACTAGCTGAAGAAGCAAACAATGGCGATTACGTAAAAATCAACAAAGACCTTATTGCTGGTTGGCAGTAA